The genomic window TAactctcaattttgttttcctgaaAATgcagtattttttttttatttttttactaaaatgtAGTATCGTTTGCTTACGATATCTTAAACTTAAGGTTAATTAgctaatttatttatctttccaAGACAATATGAAATTACTAACTTTAATTGTGAGTTCTTGAGATACAAAATCTTGACAAAAAACTTCTTGGAAACAACCATTTTAAATCGCTTTGTCCAAACTCCAAAGCATTGTAATACCAAATATCAATAAAActaaagaatcatcaaaatttgtccaaaaaaaaaagaaccatcAAATTGTTAGTAATTCAACTTTTATTGATACAAATATCCTATTGTTTTTGCAATAGTACAAAAGTTTACTTAATGATTGCTATAAATCTAATACAAAATTGTGAAATATATTAAACGGAATTAGATAGTGTGTGATCGCGGAtattatttagaaattaaacgtttttgttattaaacaaatttaagcCAGCAGCGTTACACATTTTAAAGTGACTAAATgtgataattttattaaaaaccactactatttttaattgattttttattttaatcatcgatttttgttgaatgaactaaatttattttactctTTAGTGATTTGATGGAACCCCTAATTTTTTTGGCAGATGATTTAGCGACGTGACTAATTTGATAATGTCGACAAAAgataacaattaaattaagaaatcaacaaaatcgTATAGTAAAAAAGAAGGAATTGTAATTTATGCTGGTGggtaaaatatttgtaataagCTCTTAtttcttcaagtttcaacaatttggtaaatataaaacaatgatCTAGACGTTTTGGACGATactaataacaaaacaaaacatgatgctgtaatatttttttctacaatCATATCAAATCTGTCCATTTTCATTACATTTcctaaactttattttttaaatcagATATTTAATAAGTTACTTTTTTTCGCATTATTTTTCCACACTTGAGAAAACActtttatgttgtttattggtctatatatatttgaaaatcctCAAATATAATAGATCAATTAAAACTTATTTCCGTAACATCTTCGAATAacctaaataaaataaaataaaaattggctgacaaaaaaaaatccaaaaaaaaaatctataaaggTATATATTGTCTTAAAGACATTTTAATAACAAAGTCCTCATTACAATATTTATAAGTAACGTTTTTCATTTACAAAGAAATTCTggattaataattaattaaagtaaTTATCCCattgatttttctctttagTTAAATAACATTCCAAATATAGcttataaaaaaaacgtttCATAAATCAAACACCAAGTTTCCAGaatttctcagtttttttccttccccacaagaaaaaaaaaaacaaaactttcttttattttcctttcGCTTCAATTCTCAACCACTTCAATTTCAACGAACCACATCatcgtaaaaaaaaatcatttcttccCAGTTCTTATAATTTCATTCCTATCCTCAAAAAAACtctgaattatttatttttttcttcaaattagtatttgtgtgtttgattttatctTGTTCATCTCCTAGTTCGTGGGACCCAGATTctaaatatattcttttgagATCTTCTTTTTCCCCCACCACATGTGTTTAGCTTCTTGAGAGAAATAATCTCACTTCTTTTCAACGACACAACACAGAAACTATTTTTTCCTTTCGAATTTTGAATCCCATAGACGTTACGTTGACGAGAAATACACTCTCAtcagaaaatcaaaaaaaattctcatcctcagaaaataaaataaaagcttcaacttttttctgggtttttttttttagaatttggttttgtgtttttgatcTTGAGGTTGTAAAATGGGTGAATCTGCAGTTCTGGTTCATTCTTATTCCTTCGCAGCTCCTATTACTCGTAACGATTCTCATgaggttagttttttttttcttttttgttcttacgATTTTATTGACTCCATAAATTTTCCGGCAACCGAAGAATTTTCCGGGACAATTCGACGGAAACTGGGCTGGTTCTATGTTTCCGATGAATACCCATCAAGAAAAATTTGACCTTTTGAAGTTATTTCGCTTTTGGGATTTTTCCCTGGAAAATTCAACATaaagtttcgttttttaatctaatccTTTGAATCTGAAAgctttatttgatttgttgtttgtgtgtgttgcAGGAGAATACGATTCATGCGTTAAGTCAATCAATATCATTTGGGAAATTCATGACAGAGAATCTAGAATGGGGGAAATGGTCAAGCTTTTCACATAAAAAGTAtgttgaagaagcagagaaataCTCACGTCCTGGATCTGTTGCACAGAAAAAAGCTTTCTTTGAAGCTCATTACAAGAGAATAGCTGAAGCTAAGAAAGCTGCAACGGAAGAACAACCATCCGTTACTCCTGCTGAGGTTTTGCTTCATACTTTGGAAACAcagcctcctcctcctcctcctcctctggTGTTAAAGTATGGTGAAGAAGGACGTGAAAGAAACAGTTTTCAGATTGATGATCATGATGTGACTGATGAATTGGAAAATGTGATGTTTGGTGGTGATTATGttaaggaggaggaggagaagaaggtagAGGAAGAGTTGTTGAAGGAGGATTGGTCTGTTGGTGAAAAGGAGAAACAACACAGGAAATCTGTAACTAAGAATAGACCGGTGTTTAGATTGTCTTTGGAGAAAACTATCCCTCCGAAATCTTTAGATGAGATCTCTTTAACAGAGAAAAGAAGGTAATATGGTTTGTGATTTCAATCATTTCATAGATTCTTGTTTGAAAATAACAATCTTTTtctgattgttttgtttatgtgacACAACTGCAGCGAAAGACCGATGACTCAGGTAGAAGAAAAACCGGTTCACCGCCAGAGATTCGGTCTCTTGAGGTAAGTCAGAgtctttgtgttttctttctttcttgcaTTATCTTGATTTGTTGTTCCTGGTTTTGATTAtatgttgtttctttgttaaacCAATAGCTGTTTCATAAGTAATGCTAAAACTCAAGATCAGAACCAGAGCAGGAATAAggtaagattttgttttctattaataTCTCATAGAGACATGAAAAGAAGATCATGATTCTTATTTCTCGGTTGCTTTCTTTCGCGCAGAGaaagacggagaagaagaagcagtttCTGTGTCTTTGTTTGAAGCCAAAGACTATAAGAGAGTAATCATAAGATAGCCAAAGACGCTTCAAGAACACAGCTTTGAGAAAAGGTTACAGTCTGCAAATGGCGAACGGGAGAATAAAAAGATCGATATCGAGTCACAAACTCGATGGTTCGATCAAAGCTTTAGTGATAAAAACACAACAATTTCGATATGTAGATGGCACCGATTATGCTCAATTCACACCAGTTTGGAAAAGAGTCCGAGTGCAATAGGAATTagcttcttttgtttggttctctttgaatctttgttatCTGTCTTACTATGTAATGAAAGAACAACTccagtttcttgatttgatctGATCTTAATCTTGAAAAtggattgttgttgttaaagcTATTCACTTTACACAAAAGATAAtgtaaaataatcaaatttaacattcacaaaagaaaaagaaaaagctgaTCCATGTGAGTGAGGGAGACATCATTAGTTGTTTCTTTTAGACCAAACAccaaccatcttcttcttcttcttcttcttcttcgttgtcATCTAACACAtgttccatcatcatcatccccacATCGTAAAAACTCATACTTTCATCATAACTATGAGACCCACCACCATCTTCTTTCTCGCTTTTATCTCCATTACTCTCTGTCTTCACCTTTTCAACTCCAGCTTCTTGTTCTACATCGTCTTCACAATGGTTAGGATCCAAGAAACTAGGGAGATTCAAAACAGGTTCTGTCTTGACCCGCCACGTCAGCAGTTTGTAGCTTGATGAAGCAATGTCGTTTGATCTCACCCAATGCACTTGACCAGGCCACACTTTCCGGTGagctttgtttggttttgatggcAATGTGGTTAATAACTCAGAAGGTTGAGGTGAAGTCAAAGAGTTGACCGGTCTTGTGTTAAGCGGTGGTGGAAGAATCCGGTAAGTTCTGACAAGACCATGTTGCCGACCTTGTCGTCTCATCTCAACCGTCgaatattaaagaaagaatgaaagagagagagagatttttcGAATTTGGAAGTTAGCTTGAATGATATATAAGCCAAGAAGAGCTTTAATGGAGTCAAAACGTAACATCCAACAACAAGAGTAGTTTGTGGGTTAAGTCAATGAGTTGTTGTTATAGATAACGTGCAGGTCTTAAATAATTGAAGACTTCTTTATCTTTGCCAttacagaaaagaaaaaaaaaacagaacatatatGAATTTAGAATTTGAGGTTACATTATTGTTTATACTTAGTACtcacaatttaaaaaaactttgattcaatttcttaaaccttttttttttttaatatctgaaagttcaaatctaaaaatcatatatcttCTCTACATCAGGTTAAATTCAACTCTTTTGGAAAAGAGATACCTTCCACCTCGAACTCAGCACCTCCACCTAAAAAATTTACCACTGACCAACAGTACATTGGTAATTTCTTAAACTTATTGTGATGAATTAATCGATAAAATAACACATAATTCTCACCACTGAAAGAGGACTTTGATAACAGAGAGAAGATTATGCTgcaggaaaataaaatgattaacCCTGCTTTGGTCAATAAATTAGAACCATTTTGACACAAGTCACTAAGACCTGAATACAGATGTAACAATATACAAATAAGTTACAACCAAAATGACAACTTCAATTGCAAATCTAATAAGTTAAACTGAAGACTGATTCTTAGAAAGTTGCAAAAGTAgattaaattttcatttgggcatttcatcgaacatcTGGAAGACACTTCAGAACAAAAGACtaagaaaactcaaaaccaaatctaaaaCATGAATCTACAAATCTTATGAGAGCAAACAAGCAAATCTACACTAGaccattgtttttcttcttcatcttcttcaaatcttAAGCCCTCTCACCTCTAATCCTCCTCGCAAGTTGAATATCCTTAGGCATAATCGTAACCCTCTTAGCATGAATAGCACAAAGATTAGTATCTTCAAACAATCCAACCAAATAAGCTTCAGCTGCTTCTTGAAGAGCTGCGACTGCACTACTCTGAAACCTAAGATCCGTCTTGAAATCTTGAGCTATCTCACGAACCAATCTCTGGAAAGGAAGCTTACGGATCAAAAGCTCTGTGCTTTTTTGATACTTTCTGATTTCACGTAACGCTACTGTTCCTGGACGGAATCTGTGTGGCTTCTTCACTCCTCCGGTGGCTGGAGCTGATTTCCTTGCTGCTTTCGTCGCCAGTTGCTTTCTAGGAGCTTTTCCTCCGGTGGATTTTCTAGCTGTTTGCTTTGTTCTAGCCATTTTGAGAATTCTTGACAATGAAAAATTTGAAGCTTTTGATTGTTGAGACTGTCGTGTTTGATTGGTATATACAGAGTGAGGTTGGGATGCTTTTTTATActcaaagaagagagaatttgGTCCGTTAGATGTGTTTTCCTCTAAACGGTCAagattgtttttatctttgcTATCTGCGTCGTATGTTAAGTAACCAATCAGAGTGATTCTTTCAGTTGTCGAGGATTCTACACGTGGGATATTTATGATGACGTGTTAATTATTGCGATGTGTAACGGTGTTTGTGATCCAAAGACTCTGAGTGAGACAGAAGTGTTTTCATCTTTGATATTACGATCTGTTCAATGAATTTATTCCATCAACAGATTGCGAAAATTTGTAGGCTTTTACAATACAAACTCTGATCTCTCTCTATTTGtgatatctgttttttttacttataaaatatcacataagcttcctctgtttcacAAGTTTGACATCCTGAATTGTGTTTTAAATCTTCTACATTGTCTCTAGTCTTCAAACATACATGAACATAAGGAGTTCAAGGCTCAAATCGGGCAACACTGAACACAAACGGGAGGCTGTTTTTCTATGTTGCAGTCACAGCAAGCTGTTAGGCAATGGTTGTTGCAGCCTGCACgtgaagaacaacaacaaaaagcaaTGGTACCTTCCACAGTTAAAAAACATTATCgttgtttttactttctagAACTAGTATTCGAAGCTATGGTACCTTCCACAGTAACAAATAGAGACTTCTGATGCTCCCGCAAGCTCGGAAAGAACTCAAACTGTTGTTTAGTTGCTGGAGCAACATCGGTTGCTGTTCCAATAGTAACCAAAGAGACAAAGAATATAGCTAGTGTTGCCGGTGtcatctttcttgtttgttgtgtGATCAGTACTTGCAGTTATACTTACGCAGTCAATCATAAATGTCAAGGAAGTTATGATTGATACTTTTCTATGATTAAGCTATGATTGATAATACATCACGTTGTGTTCATGTGTACAGAAGGCAGAGACACAAGTACATGAAATGATTTTATCATAGGCCAATGCAGAGGGAACACAAAAGAGTAGATGATAAGTAGATGAGGTTTAAGTTTACTCGAGTTTTATTACTTAAAGAGGAGATTTTCAGCAAGATACAACCACAAAGCTCATCTACTTGGGAAGACTTGCAAACGAGTTTTTTTAAGGCGCTAATATTTGGCAACAACAATACAAGAATGAATTGAAAATCCGAAGAGGTTTTGTGAAGATTATTAGCTTCAAACGTTAAGACTGATGAGTTTCCCAACGGATCCCGCACACAAACTTAGCTGTTTCAACGCTGAAGTTGCTTGATGTGAGTAATCTGTTTTCCTGGGTTCAAACCCTTTGGACAGGCACGAGCACAATTCAAGATTGTATGGCAACGGTAAAGCTTGAACTCGTCGTCAATAGCCTCAAGTCTTTCCTTAGTGTACTCATCACGACTGTCGCTTATCCACCTACACATACCAACAAGTCTCTTGTTACAAACACATCGAAAGGTCAAATTTCTATTGAATGCCCCATATATAGATCAGCttcctaaaccaaaacaacaattcAGACAGTAATACAGTAGTGAAGAACCACATAAGTGAAATCAATGCAGCTAACAACAATATATGAGAATCTTCCCAACCATCCATGCAAATTCTGAAAGCAAATTCCAAGAGTGAAGGGTTCCTAGTTCTACAATTTGCAACCACTTTCCATCAAAATAGACTTGAATGAGAATCAATGCAGCTAAACAACAAGATATACAAAATCTTCCCAACCATCCATGCAAACTCCAAAATCAGACTACAAGATAAATCGTTTCCTAGTCCTACAATTGGAATTCAATTCCCCAAAAAGCCAACTTCTATATCCATTTTCAACATACCAATCCTtcaaacaatctttttttcactTACCAAGACAGCAAAATAGACTTGAATAAACAACATATATGGATCAATGCAGCTTAAAGCTTCCTAGTCCTACAATTTTGCAACCAATCCCTCCAAACAAATCCAACTTCTATATCCATTATCAACAAGCAAATTCTCGAAACAATCATCAAACACTATCATTTCCCCCACTTACCTATTAGCGTGTAGCAAAGCAGCTGGACCAAGGTAAGACTCAGGATTCCACCAGTAACTAGGACAAGATGTGCTACAACAAGCACAAAGAATACATTCATACATCCCATCAAGCTTAGCTCTATCCTTCTTACTCTGCAAAATCTCCTTAGCAGGAACAGACGCTGGAGTCTTCCTCTTCAACCACGGCTCAATACTCTTATACtgattataaaaattagtCATATCAACAACCAAATCCTTAATCACAAACATATGAGGCAACGGTGTAATCGTCGTCTCCGATGCTTCATCTTGAATCTTTGTCAAACAAGCAAGTCCGTTACATCCATCAATGTTCATAGCACATGAACCACAGATCCCTTCACGGCATGATCTACGGAAAGTAAGAGATGGATCCATTTCGTTTTTGATCTTAATCAAAGCATCTAATACCATTGGACCACAATCTTTGAGATCGATCTGGTAATTTTGAAGCTCTGGCTTCCCTGGATTATCTGGATTCCATCGATAGATCTGAAAAGTCTTCAAGTTCGATCCTCTTCCGCCGCCAGAGGAAGCTTTTGTTTCCGCCTCCGCTCCTGTAGAGGTCCATCTCGCCGGAATTAACCTCGCCGCCGTGGCTAATTTCGACGGTTTCGTTCCAACCAATCTTCCGATCAAACCAGACGCCATTTTTTTCCTCGGAGAAATCTGAAAATGGctaaaaaattaattcaagtatttatatttttcagaagataattaatttataataactTGAAATTAGCCGAAATTGACGATTTAGggaatataaaatataaatttatagaGACACAGGGGATTATAGCTACGTGTGCATATTTGTAAATGTGAGGCTTAGGTTCATCTACGTATAAGTGCCGTTGATCGTTTGAACACGTAATGTTCTGAATCATTGTGACCGTTCGTTATGGATACCGACTTAAGGTCAATCGTGGCGAACACACCACTGGATATTTCAAGGCGCGTGGTCTTCTCGAAAAGTGTAATACACGTGGCTTTGTTTGGTTGGATATTTTAACTTGAGGAGAACTTGAGAAGAACTGCGTCCCGTTTggtaagagaagagaaacacgTAGTGCAGTTTGTGATTATGGTAATGCTTTTTATGGAAAGTTTCACCAATATATCTGCGAagttaaaaatagtttttatcATTGTTACATAATGATGTTTACTTGATAGTATTTGataaccaacaacaaaattgagCAGTTTCATAAACGAAAACATACACTgttctataaataaataaaaacgtCTGAAAAATCTTTACAAGGAATGACAAAGTTTATAAAGCAAAGAACTAAATGCGttttaagtttcaaatatCCACACCACACGTTCCATGTTTAAACTATATCTACATTCCTTGAGACACCCTTTTGCGATTCTTGATCAGATCCATTGACACTTCCTTTTCTTCTGAACGATCTCTGACTGAATATCCGCGAAATGATCTTAACCGGAGCTGGCGGTTCTGTTATCGATTCGTCCTTAGCCGAATTGTTGTCTTTCAAGTCCAAATCTTCCGATAGTTTCTTCACTAATGCCACAAAATGTCGACGAAATGTTGGATATCTTGATACCGTTTTCGTTAGCCCTTGCATCctaataaaacacacaaagacatggaactttttgtttacaaacaaaaccaaattgttCGAAAATAATCGAAACTTTAAAGCGGTTTTTTACCTGCGAGCAAAGGCATCGAGTTCGGCTCTTTTACGTTCGGTGAGAGGAGGAGACGCGGAAATGGCATTCGAGCTCTTTAGCCTCTCTGGATCTCCAAATAGCAAAACTAATCTTCCGAggtactcttcttcttcctcagacAAGTTTGTAGCTTTCATTTGCTCCTTTAGTATCAAAAACGGATTCAGAAACCAATCAAAGAAGACGTCTTTTGGGCGGTTCATGGTAGTTATTTCAGTTACACCGTCACCTACACAAACATGCAGCCAAGTAAAAATCTCTCCTTTGCTcggttttgttggtttcttgataagctatatgaaaataaaaaaacaaagatcgAAACTTTACTTAGTAACAAGCCGGAAGAATTGGCTTTGACTGAGCGAAGAATCTCGTAAAGAAGTCCATAAGCCGGTAAACCAACGCTGATCACTTGGCTGCCTTTACTAGATCTCGCTTCTTCGATATCTTTCGAGTTTATCAGTCCTTTTGTCGCTAAAACTTCTCCATATCTTCTACATTCCACAAAGAGCTCATTCAACAGCTGCATACAGACATCAAAGTCAAGAACgacaaaagattgatttttcaCATTAGGTTTGGTGAATATAAGGTGTGGGCTTACATCGAGAGGCTTAATATCAATCATAGGGACTCTGACTGATCCTCCTCTCATCGATGACGCGTTCTTGACAGAGCCTAGTCTTGGTACAGGACCAGAAAAAGGCGTTGGTTCCTCGTCCTTTCTTCGATATTTCGGCCTTGGAAAACAAGAACCTTCAGGCAAGTCAAGTATATCGGTGCTATACTCGTCGTAAATGGAGACAGAGGCAACTATATAGCAGAGTCCATAGTAAAAAGATGATTCTTGATATGAGACTACTCCTGCATAAGCACCAAGGAAGATACTAGAGATAACTGATCCAATAACCGCGCCCGTGACAGCCAAAGGCCAGAGTAAGATCGCGAGGCCTGCTATGGGGACACACATTGTCTCCAAGAATGGACCTTCCCGTCCAATCAAGTCGTGAAACAAACGGTGCCATCCTTTGAACAACATATAAGGGCTTTTGCATATGGCTACAAGTGAGATAACCGGAGGATCAACAAGTATCCCGAGAACTGAAACTACTAAAGCCCCTGGAAGTTGAAGTAGCCTGAGAATAGATAGAAGATGTAAGACACTATCGAACAATCGGTTTCACAATGGAGCTAACCAATgaacatattatataataccttatttcataatattttcGATCCGGACAGCTTTGTTTCAGCTCATCCATAAGTGAGAAGTATGAATGAAAGCAAACATCTTTAAAATCCCGAACAACGGTGAAGCTGCGTTGCATGGTGCTCCAAGTTCCATCATAAAAGCAATGGAAAAACTGGTAAGGCTTGCCTTCACCAACAGCATCAAAGGTGGCGAAAATTGGGGAGAAGAAACCATATAAAGCTCCTCCCAAAACACTTCCTAAAATACCAACAATAGGCCAGAGAATGATGGCAGCAGGAAGACATAAGCATAGAAAGATCTTCAAGATTGGTCCTACTTGTTTGGCACTGCATGTTAGAGGAACCAAAATAAGATCATCTTTATAAGATCATCTTTAACGTCATAAAGATAGAGCCAAGGGGTTGAGGAATTAGTTACCTCACGATTGAATAGAAAGTCCAAACGATGTGGACTGGTAGAAGACTCAGTATGACCGCGGAGTTGCCTATAGTCACAACGAGGCATACGAGTGGGCACAAAACAATACCTACGCAACAAAGAAAGAGCCTTTCAgatcagaaaacaaattccagtgaatctttaaaaaacatgTTCATGAGTTTCAGTGATAAGAAAACACTAGACAGTATTGATGAACCCTTAAACCCTTAGACTTTTCCAAACGTTTTTACTATATTTAGTGAACCCTAATGGACcctaaacaaaatcaaaatgcaTGAGTTTGACTTCAGTTTCCACATATTAATGTAATTGAAAGAGGCCTGAGCAAGGAAAGAAAAGTCATTAGGGAGAACAATAAAGGAACCAACTAAAAGTCAACATCCATCTAAACAAGAAGTCAACATCCTGGTGAGTTATGTTCTTACCAAAAGAAATCTGTCTGAATAAACTGAAAAATTGGGCTTAAAGAAGTAGAAATTCATCAAAAGTTTAGACCTTTTAGTGAGTGACACCAAATAAAACAACCAAAAGTTTCTTAAAAGAGGACCATCAGTACCAAAAGTAGAAACAAATGTTATAAATTGAAGTAAAAGATTCACTCTAAAGTTCATACCTTTGATGAAACCCAGAAATAGCAATCCAATGAAATAAGGAAGGAAGAGTAAGAATTGGAATAAAGAAGCTCGAAATCCTATTGGAGGCTCCATTGAAATTGAACTGAAACTTTCAACTATACTCACAAACTTAACACAAACCCATCTTAAGAATCAGTCAACACCTTCTTCCTGAAACATATAAAGATTCGAAACAGagtaaattcaaaaataagtaaagaaGAGCTGGAATTTAATTCTTAATTACGAAAACTTTGAAGCTCTCCGCAAACACACAAgtcttttaaaattactaaaaacaaacaagttgaAATCTTGGCTTTAAAAGTCCTCACATGGGTTGTACAGATTTGAGTAGAGAGATTTACGGTTAAGAAActgtttctcttctcaataaacaaataaaaaaaatcaaagcacGAGaaccaaaaagcaaaaactgACCTTTTTgtccgaagaagaagaagaagaagaaccaaaaaaggatgtctttttttttctacttatCTTGTCGTGGATGCTTTGAGCTCAACGCATTAGCGAATATGTAAActtagagatagagagaggtCAAACAATATGTGTAGATCAAACGAGACGTCatgaaaatgtcaaaatttgcagttaaaactattaatttattttttggccaAACTTTGTTTACTACTATTATATgatcaaataaatatgtatttattGTTCGGATACAAatcaatgaaaatgaaaactgtAGTGACGGCTACCTTTTGTTTCGACAAGGGAATTAGGTTATTAAttgtaattaatattttcgtccaaaaaaaaatattgtaattaataaaattgcaATGTTGTCATTTGTCaattattatcatcaaacaGCAATGGTGTGATTAACGGAAACAAAACACATGTTACCGAAAAAGATTCACTCATGAGATACATAGTTAAACTATGATTGGTAACAGCTTTGTATCAAACTTTACAAAACATAGAATTTTAACAATTATTAATcacaaaaactttataaaaacattacaaaCAGTTTTACCTTCAGCTTTTTTTACAGCTTTCTCATACAGCTTTACATTATTTCGATAAAGCTTACAGCTTCAGCTAATTGCTAAAAAATTTATACAACTTTTGGTTACCAATCAGACACGatagtttcaaaaaaaaatattacttgaTTTGCTGTTGTTTTAATTACCCTCTAATATTAATATAGTACATTTTAAACTTGATTTGTTgacaaacacacaaagaaaactcTTGATTCATAATTACTTGGAGCAACAGTGAAATTAACTACTTGAATACgctaattaaaataattatagtcaaatttgttatcaaatttttaaaaaacaaaatattcaaaaatatttcgTATAAAAATTCcgaataaatattaatatcttCGTTTgcaatatccaaaaaaatatgttcCTTTGTAATTTAGTGTAGAGAGATCATTTGAGTATATTTGAAGCAAAAAGAGCTGTTATGTTTTAATACAACTGGcactttattattaaaataaaatggagtTTAATGATTGCACACttgttgattctgtttgtgacaaaagaaaattgattcaTTATCaaatgattcttctttttgtcattttataatgttttgagaCGAGGGAATGAATGGTTGTTTTATAATGCTTAAAATCCATACGGCAGATTAATTCGTTTTATATACACAAATGGCAGAAATTATTACAACTAGCTGTGTCTCGTGTTGTCTAGCAATAATCCGCTGTGATATTCGTCTTTTTCTATCCACCATGCACGGTtgttattacttttaaattaatgataaaaaaaggagaagataaAATAAGATTGTTACGTTCGCaataaaatgattgaaatttgTAAACCTGTTTATTAATCCGATATACATAAAATCTCAAGCTAATCATATTTGAATACTAAGTGTCGCAGTAGTATTTGATCACATATAGTCTGCAGTGCGCAAGGATGAAATATATGGTTAAAACCAAGTATTCATGGTGTTTAACTTTTATTTcccaaaatta from Arabidopsis thaliana chromosome 3, partial sequence includes these protein-coding regions:
- the SDH2-1 gene encoding succinate dehydrogenase 2-1 (succinate dehydrogenase 2-1 (SDH2-1); FUNCTIONS IN: electron carrier activity, zinc ion binding, succinate dehydrogenase activity; INVOLVED IN: mitochondrial electron transport, succinate to ubiquinone; LOCATED IN: mitochondrion, succinate dehydrogenase complex; EXPRESSED IN: 26 plant structures; EXPRESSED DURING: 17 growth stages; CONTAINS InterPro DOMAIN/s: Ferredoxin (InterPro:IPR001041), Beta-grasp fold, ferredoxin-type (InterPro:IPR012675), Fumarate reductase, C-terminal (InterPro:IPR012285), 2Fe-2S ferredoxin, iron-sulphur binding site (InterPro:IPR006058), 4Fe-4S ferredoxin, iron-sulpur binding domain (InterPro:IPR017896), 4Fe-4S ferredoxin, iron-sulphur binding, conserved site (InterPro:IPR017900), Alpha-helical ferredoxin (InterPro:IPR009051), Succinate dehydrogenase/fumarate reductase iron-sulphur protein (InterPro:IPR004489); BEST Arabidopsis thaliana protein match is: succinate dehydrogenase 2-2 (TAIR:AT5G40650.1); Has 8769 Blast hits to 8765 proteins in 2181 species: Archae - 169; Bacteria - 5122; Metazoa - 266; Fungi - 168; Plants - 144; Viruses - 0; Other Eukaryotes - 2900 (source: NCBI BLink).), which encodes MASGLIGRLVGTKPSKLATAARLIPARWTSTGAEAETKASSGGGRGSNLKTFQIYRWNPDNPGKPELQNYQIDLKDCGPMVLDALIKIKNEMDPSLTFRRSCREGICGSCAMNIDGCNGLACLTKIQDEASETTITPLPHMFVIKDLVVDMTNFYNQYKSIEPWLKRKTPASVPAKEILQSKKDRAKLDGMYECILCACCSTSCPSYWWNPESYLGPAALLHANRWISDSRDEYTKERLEAIDDEFKLYRCHTILNCARACPKGLNPGKQITHIKQLQR
- a CDS encoding Histone superfamily protein (Histone superfamily protein; FUNCTIONS IN: DNA binding; INVOLVED IN: nucleosome assembly; LOCATED IN: chloroplast, nucleosome; EXPRESSED IN: 22 plant structures; EXPRESSED DURING: 14 growth stages; CONTAINS InterPro DOMAIN/s: Histone H3 (InterPro:IPR000164), Histone-fold (InterPro:IPR009072), Histone core (InterPro:IPR007125); BEST Arabidopsis thaliana protein match is: Histone superfamily protein (TAIR:AT5G10400.1); Has 14605 Blast hits to 14597 proteins in 7244 species: Archae - 0; Bacteria - 0; Metazoa - 10605; Fungi - 2040; Plants - 1257; Viruses - 0; Other Eukaryotes - 703 (source: NCBI BLink).), translated to MARTKQTARKSTGGKAPRKQLATKAARKSAPATGGVKKPHRFRPGTVALREIRKYQKSTELLIRKLPFQRLVREIAQDFKTDLRFQSSAVAALQEAAEAYLVGLFEDTNLCAIHAKRVTIMPKDIQLARRIRGERA